In Vagococcus luciliae, one genomic interval encodes:
- a CDS encoding YveK family protein, protein MEETVSLDEIFQLLKKKLALIISMLILGTIISTVVTLFVITPKYSATTQLVVQTKGSDSNINTDKINSNLLLINTYKDLVKSKAVTEKTKDQLVKDGMTGISEDFLSHAISVEQNQNSQLFSIKAVTTDPIKSATIANTVSEIFQQEAVVMTDTDKVSIASKAIPNNQPISPNKKVNIAIGAVLGLIVGVMLALLSELFNRTVKTEDYLSDKLGLPVLGIIPLMSDREMNEIRKLQSNAFVNEEMFFEVNDLYKESLNTEVDGLDADLYRARFESNDETSD, encoded by the coding sequence ATGGAAGAGACAGTGAGTTTAGATGAGATTTTTCAACTTTTAAAGAAAAAGTTGGCATTGATTATTAGTATGTTAATCTTAGGAACAATTATATCGACAGTCGTGACATTATTTGTTATTACGCCTAAGTATAGTGCTACGACCCAGTTAGTGGTGCAAACTAAAGGATCCGACTCAAATATAAATACGGATAAGATTAATTCCAATTTACTACTTATCAATACTTATAAGGACTTGGTTAAAAGTAAAGCTGTTACAGAAAAAACTAAGGATCAGCTAGTTAAAGATGGGATGACTGGTATTTCAGAAGATTTCTTATCACATGCTATTTCTGTTGAGCAAAATCAAAATTCACAGCTCTTTTCAATTAAAGCTGTGACGACTGATCCTATTAAATCTGCAACGATTGCAAATACGGTTTCAGAAATCTTTCAACAAGAAGCTGTTGTGATGACTGATACAGATAAAGTATCCATTGCATCAAAAGCCATCCCGAATAATCAGCCTATTTCACCAAATAAAAAAGTGAATATAGCAATTGGCGCTGTTCTAGGTTTAATCGTAGGGGTGATGTTAGCTTTATTATCAGAATTATTTAATCGTACGGTAAAAACAGAAGACTATTTATCAGATAAACTAGGATTACCAGTCTTGGGGATTATCCCGTTGATGAGTGATCGCGAGATGAATGAAATCCGTAAATTACAAAGTAATGCCTTTGTAAATGAAGAAATGTTTTTTGAAGTAAATGATTTATATAAAGAATCATTAAATACAGAAGTTGATGGATTAGATGCTGATCTATATAGGGCACGCTTTGAATCAAACGATGAAACATCTGATTAA
- a CDS encoding CpsD/CapB family tyrosine-protein kinase — MSQKKRKNRKKSGKMESPQPSTLFTLIEPNSSISEQFRTIRTNIQYSQLGKQTKSVAITSAGPSEGKSTTAANLAVMFAKLGLKTLLVDADMRRPTTHLTFELDNGVGLSNLLSLTQLSVSEVVQETNIPYLDVMTSGIRVPNPSELLASPRMKKLISVLDELYDFVIFDMPPASTVTDVQLVSPHLDGVVVVVRKEVTDKKALNRSIYLLDKVDTTILGCVYLDKVEVNYANYYYS, encoded by the coding sequence ATGAGTCAAAAGAAAAGAAAAAATCGAAAAAAATCAGGAAAAATGGAATCACCTCAGCCTTCAACCTTGTTTACATTAATTGAGCCAAACTCCTCTATTTCTGAGCAATTTAGAACCATTCGAACTAATATCCAATACTCACAATTAGGAAAACAAACAAAAAGTGTGGCTATTACATCTGCTGGACCTAGTGAAGGAAAGTCAACAACAGCAGCCAATTTAGCTGTTATGTTTGCCAAACTTGGGTTAAAGACGTTGTTGGTTGATGCAGATATGAGACGACCAACAACTCATTTAACGTTTGAACTGGACAATGGTGTGGGTCTTAGCAATTTATTAAGTTTAACACAATTATCTGTTAGTGAAGTGGTACAAGAGACAAATATTCCTTATCTTGACGTGATGACAAGTGGGATTAGAGTACCTAACCCATCTGAATTATTAGCTAGTCCTCGAATGAAAAAACTCATCAGTGTATTAGATGAGTTATATGATTTTGTTATTTTTGATATGCCACCTGCCTCAACTGTGACAGACGTTCAATTAGTATCTCCACACTTAGATGGTGTCGTGGTTGTAGTAAGAAAAGAAGTAACCGATAAAAAAGCACTAAATCGATCCATTTATCTACTGGATAAAGTTGATACAACCATTTTAGGGTGTGTTTATCTGGACAAAGTAGAAGTCAACTATGCAAACTACTATTATAGTTAA
- a CDS encoding tyrosine-protein phosphatase, which translates to MVVDLHCHILPGIDDGAQSMEDSLFMARAAVSEGISHILCTPHYNNGHYLNKKADIIEQVAACQKILDEQGIPLILFEGQEVRISPDLSRRIVKDDILFADLNDQYLLIEFPFSTVPDYSESVLSDLCQQGYRPIIVHPERNNIFLEQPKRLQPFIDMGCLSQVTNGSYIGQFGKKIQRVTKQMIKQNYAHMLSSDAHNVSTRGFYTKTAYDLLEKEFGKEKRNAFEQITKDIVNGEQVEVAPIVSTKKHWGFS; encoded by the coding sequence ATGGTTGTTGATTTACATTGTCACATATTACCAGGCATAGATGATGGAGCACAATCGATGGAAGATTCTTTATTCATGGCACGAGCTGCTGTGTCTGAAGGTATCTCTCATATCCTTTGTACACCACACTACAATAATGGTCATTATCTTAATAAAAAAGCAGATATCATCGAACAGGTTGCCGCATGTCAGAAAATACTTGATGAGCAAGGGATACCATTAATATTATTTGAAGGTCAGGAAGTGCGTATTTCACCTGATTTATCCCGTCGAATAGTGAAAGATGATATCTTATTTGCTGACTTAAATGATCAGTATTTGTTGATAGAGTTCCCGTTTTCAACTGTCCCAGATTATAGTGAATCAGTTTTATCTGATTTATGCCAGCAAGGTTATCGACCAATTATTGTGCACCCAGAGAGAAATAATATCTTTTTAGAACAACCTAAAAGATTACAACCCTTTATTGATATGGGGTGCTTGTCACAAGTGACAAATGGTAGTTATATTGGTCAGTTTGGGAAAAAAATTCAACGCGTGACAAAACAAATGATTAAACAAAATTATGCTCATATGTTGTCATCAGATGCACATAATGTATCAACGCGTGGTTTTTATACAAAAACGGCTTATGATTTATTGGAGAAAGAATTTGGTAAAGAAAAAAGAAACGCATTTGAGCAAATAACAAAAGATATTGTTAATGGAGAACAGGTAGAGGTAGCACCCATTGTATCAACAAAAAAACATTGGGGATTTTCTTAA